One Deinococcus sp. LM3 DNA segment encodes these proteins:
- a CDS encoding STAS domain-containing protein, which produces MNRPPVDLNIEQRGTDAARSIHLSGRLDAHQVPAFLGAAQPLAPHTTLDLAGVTFMDSSGLAALVKLVRSAREQAASVEIVNVQDAVRLAMEITGLYAVLPIRTA; this is translated from the coding sequence ATGAACCGTCCCCCCGTCGACCTGAACATCGAACAGCGCGGCACCGACGCCGCCCGCTCCATCCACCTCAGCGGCCGGCTAGACGCGCATCAGGTCCCGGCGTTTCTGGGCGCCGCGCAGCCGCTCGCGCCGCACACCACCCTGGACCTCGCGGGCGTGACCTTCATGGACTCCAGCGGCCTGGCGGCCCTGGTGAAACTGGTGCGCTCGGCGCGCGAGCAGGCGGCCAGCGTGGAGATCGTGAACGTGCAGGACGCCGTGCGTCTGGCCATGGAAATCACGGGCCTGTACGCCGTGCTGCCCATCCGGACCGCCTGA
- a CDS encoding heavy metal translocating P-type ATPase, with protein MQGMTCANCSARVERGLNATPGVARADVNLATERAHITFDPARTNLRDLSARVRDLGYEPLSARAELSVQGMTCAACTARVERALNRLPGVLDASVNLATERAHVTYLPGAATPADLRAAVEQAGYSVLTVPSAGTTGTADRAALEQAARDEHERTLERDLRVSAAFAAPLMLIAMVPMLWMPLHMTLTGLIGERGLNVLMLLLATPVQFGPGRRFLRLGWAALRHRSPDMNTLVMIGTGAAYLYSLLVTLAPGLFPAGTAHVYFEASAVVITLILLGKVLEARAKGRSSAAMTALLRLQPTTARVIRGGQDTDIPTADVQPGDLILVRPGERVPVDGEVQSGDSWVDESMLTGESIPVRKAAGAAVTGGTVNGTGALTFRATHVGADTALARITRLVEDAQASRPPIQGLADRVVAVFVPAVLVVAALTFLTWLILGGPQGLSHALVNTVAVLIIACPCAMGLATPTSVMVGTGRAASLGVLFRSGAALEALHRADVIALDKTGTLTLGRPELTDLILTGPQDRAATLTLVAAAERGSEHPVAQAIVNAARADGLTLPDAQDFRALPGEGIEATVDGRRVQVGSDRLMTRLGLDVTPLSEQAGALADLGRTPLYAAVDGHLIAALAVADPIKPGSLEAVQFMQASGQQVVMVTGDHARTAQAVARQLGITDVRAEVHPAQKSAAVKELQAGGRRVAFVGDGINDAPALAQADVGVAIGTGTDVAAETAGVILMSGDLRGVPNAVALSRATLNNIRGNLFWAFAYNVLLIPVAAGVLEPALGLRLNPVLAAAAMGLSSVFVLSNALRLRGFRPPLISTGPAAPDSPAPTGAVTVTGP; from the coding sequence GTGCAGGGCATGACCTGCGCGAACTGCTCGGCCCGCGTCGAACGGGGCCTGAACGCCACGCCCGGCGTGGCACGCGCCGACGTGAACCTCGCCACCGAACGCGCCCACATCACCTTCGACCCGGCCCGTACCAACCTGCGCGACCTCAGCGCCCGCGTCCGCGACCTGGGCTACGAACCCCTGAGCGCCCGCGCGGAACTCAGCGTGCAGGGCATGACCTGCGCCGCCTGCACCGCCCGCGTCGAACGCGCCCTGAACCGCCTGCCCGGCGTGCTGGACGCCAGCGTAAACCTCGCCACCGAACGCGCCCACGTCACGTACCTGCCCGGCGCCGCCACGCCCGCCGACCTCAGGGCCGCCGTCGAACAGGCCGGGTACAGTGTCCTGACCGTCCCGTCCGCCGGCACGACCGGCACGGCCGACCGCGCCGCGCTGGAACAGGCCGCCCGCGACGAACACGAACGCACCCTGGAACGCGATCTGCGCGTCAGCGCCGCCTTCGCCGCGCCGCTGATGCTGATCGCCATGGTCCCCATGCTCTGGATGCCGCTGCACATGACCCTGACCGGCCTGATCGGCGAACGCGGCCTGAACGTCCTGATGCTGCTGCTCGCCACGCCCGTGCAGTTCGGCCCCGGCCGCCGCTTCCTGCGCCTGGGCTGGGCCGCGCTGCGCCACCGCAGTCCCGACATGAACACCCTGGTCATGATCGGCACGGGCGCCGCGTACCTGTACTCGCTGCTCGTCACGCTCGCGCCGGGCCTGTTCCCCGCCGGGACCGCGCACGTGTACTTCGAGGCGAGCGCCGTCGTCATCACCCTGATCCTGCTCGGCAAGGTCCTCGAGGCCCGCGCCAAGGGCCGCAGCAGCGCCGCCATGACCGCCCTGCTGCGCCTGCAACCCACCACCGCCCGCGTGATCCGGGGCGGGCAGGACACCGACATTCCCACCGCCGACGTGCAGCCCGGCGACCTGATCCTCGTGCGGCCCGGCGAGCGCGTCCCGGTGGACGGAGAGGTGCAGAGCGGGGACTCCTGGGTGGACGAGAGCATGCTGACCGGCGAGAGCATCCCCGTGCGCAAGGCGGCGGGCGCGGCCGTGACCGGCGGCACCGTGAACGGCACGGGCGCCCTGACCTTCCGCGCCACGCACGTCGGCGCGGACACCGCCCTGGCCCGCATCACCCGGCTGGTCGAGGACGCGCAGGCCAGCCGGCCGCCCATCCAGGGCCTCGCGGACCGCGTGGTCGCCGTGTTCGTCCCGGCCGTGCTGGTCGTCGCGGCGCTCACCTTCCTGACCTGGCTGATCCTGGGCGGCCCGCAGGGACTAAGCCACGCGCTCGTGAACACGGTCGCCGTGCTGATCATCGCCTGCCCGTGCGCCATGGGCCTCGCCACGCCCACCAGCGTCATGGTCGGCACCGGCCGCGCCGCCAGCCTGGGCGTGCTGTTCAGGAGCGGCGCGGCCCTCGAGGCCCTGCACCGCGCCGACGTGATCGCCCTCGACAAGACCGGCACCCTCACCCTGGGCCGCCCGGAACTGACGGACCTGATCCTGACCGGCCCGCAGGACCGCGCCGCCACCCTGACCCTGGTCGCCGCCGCCGAACGCGGCAGCGAACACCCGGTCGCGCAGGCCATCGTGAACGCCGCGCGCGCCGACGGCCTGACCCTCCCCGACGCCCAGGACTTCCGCGCCCTGCCCGGCGAGGGCATCGAGGCGACCGTGGACGGGCGGCGCGTGCAGGTCGGCAGCGACCGCCTGATGACCCGCCTGGGCCTGGACGTCACGCCGCTGAGCGAACAGGCCGGCGCCCTGGCCGACCTGGGCCGCACGCCGCTGTACGCCGCCGTGGACGGCCACCTCATCGCCGCGCTCGCCGTGGCCGACCCCATCAAACCCGGCAGCCTCGAAGCGGTGCAGTTCATGCAGGCCAGCGGCCAGCAGGTCGTGATGGTGACCGGCGACCACGCCCGCACCGCGCAGGCCGTCGCCCGGCAACTCGGCATCACCGACGTCCGCGCCGAGGTGCACCCCGCCCAGAAAAGTGCCGCCGTGAAGGAACTCCAGGCGGGCGGGCGTCGCGTCGCGTTCGTCGGGGACGGCATCAACGACGCCCCCGCCCTGGCGCAGGCGGACGTGGGCGTCGCCATCGGCACCGGCACCGACGTCGCCGCCGAGACGGCCGGCGTGATCCTGATGTCCGGCGACCTGCGCGGTGTCCCGAACGCCGTCGCCCTGAGCCGCGCCACCCTGAACAACATCCGCGGGAACCTGTTCTGGGCCTTCGCGTACAACGTCCTGCTGATCCCGGTCGCCGCCGGCGTGCTCGAACCCGCCCTGGGCCTGCGCCTGAACCCGGTCCTGGCGGCGGCCGCCATGGGCCTGTCCAGCGTGTTCGTCCTGAGCAACGCCCTGCGCCTGCGCGGGTTCCGGCCGCCGCTGATCAGTACCGGCCCCGCCGCCCCGGACAGTCCGGCACCCACCGGGGCTGTCACCGTCACCGGACCTTAA
- a CDS encoding heavy metal-associated domain-containing protein, producing MKTELTVTGMTCGHCQKAVQQALAQVPGVEQAEVDLARGLATVTGTAELPALIAAVTEEGYAASPTHGA from the coding sequence ATGAAGACCGAACTGACTGTCACCGGCATGACCTGCGGGCACTGCCAGAAAGCCGTCCAGCAGGCCCTGGCCCAGGTTCCCGGCGTGGAGCAAGCCGAGGTGGACCTCGCGCGCGGCCTCGCCACCGTGACCGGCACCGCCGAACTGCCGGCCCTGATCGCCGCCGTCACCGAGGAAGGGTACGCCGCCAGCCCCACGCACGGCGCCTGA
- a CDS encoding NAD-dependent succinate-semialdehyde dehydrogenase, which produces MQSVNPATGETFATYEDHTTEQVQAAVAAAHAAYGTYRRTSFEQRSEWMNAAADILERRVDELALLATREMGKTLEAARQEVLKCASACRYYAEHAGAFLASEPVKTGADEAFVTYQPLGVVLAVMPWNFPYWQAFRFIAPTLMAGNTGLLKHASNVPGCALAIEDVLREAGFPAGVFTTLLIGSRDVEAVLKDPRVTAVSLTGSEGAGRAVSATAGGELKPAVMELGGSDPFIVMPSADIELAAKTAVTARTINNGQSCIAAKRFIVHADVYDAFTDAFVAGLSALKVGNPELEGTDVGPLATPQIREDIHAQVQDAVSKGARVRTGGQVPDGAGNYYPVTALDRLTPDMDVWTQETFGPVALIFRVDSLDGAVELANSTSFGLGSSAWTNDPAERGRFIADLEAGSVFINSMVASDPRLPFGGVKNSGFGRELGRHGILQFVNVKSVSIGAPEGAHHSKTE; this is translated from the coding sequence ATGCAGAGCGTCAATCCGGCCACCGGCGAGACTTTCGCCACCTACGAGGACCACACCACCGAGCAGGTGCAGGCGGCGGTCGCGGCCGCCCACGCCGCCTACGGGACGTACCGCCGGACCAGCTTCGAGCAGCGCAGCGAGTGGATGAACGCCGCCGCCGACATCCTGGAACGCCGCGTCGACGAACTGGCCCTGCTCGCCACGCGCGAGATGGGCAAGACCCTGGAAGCCGCGCGGCAGGAAGTCCTGAAGTGCGCCTCGGCCTGCCGGTACTACGCCGAGCACGCCGGGGCGTTCCTGGCGTCCGAACCCGTGAAGACCGGGGCGGACGAGGCGTTCGTGACGTACCAGCCCCTCGGCGTGGTGCTGGCCGTGATGCCGTGGAACTTCCCGTACTGGCAGGCGTTCCGGTTCATCGCGCCGACCCTGATGGCCGGGAACACCGGGCTGCTCAAGCACGCCAGCAACGTGCCGGGCTGCGCCCTGGCGATCGAGGACGTGCTGCGCGAGGCGGGCTTCCCGGCGGGCGTGTTCACGACCCTGCTGATCGGCAGCCGCGACGTGGAGGCCGTCCTGAAGGACCCGCGCGTGACCGCCGTGAGCCTGACCGGGTCCGAGGGGGCCGGGCGGGCCGTGTCCGCCACCGCCGGTGGGGAACTCAAGCCCGCCGTGATGGAACTGGGCGGCTCGGACCCGTTCATCGTGATGCCGAGCGCCGACATCGAACTCGCGGCGAAGACGGCCGTGACGGCCCGTACCATCAACAACGGCCAGAGCTGCATCGCCGCCAAGCGGTTCATCGTGCATGCGGACGTGTACGACGCCTTCACGGACGCGTTCGTCGCGGGCCTGAGCGCCCTGAAGGTCGGGAACCCGGAACTGGAGGGCACCGACGTTGGCCCGCTTGCCACGCCGCAGATCCGTGAGGACATCCACGCGCAGGTGCAGGACGCCGTGAGCAAGGGCGCGCGCGTCCGCACGGGCGGGCAGGTCCCGGACGGCGCCGGGAACTACTACCCGGTCACCGCGCTCGACCGGCTGACCCCCGACATGGACGTCTGGACGCAGGAGACCTTCGGGCCGGTCGCGCTGATCTTCCGGGTGGACAGCCTCGACGGGGCAGTGGAACTGGCGAACAGCACGTCCTTCGGGCTGGGCAGCAGCGCCTGGACGAACGACCCCGCCGAGCGCGGGCGCTTCATCGCCGACCTGGAGGCCGGGTCGGTGTTCATCAACTCGATGGTGGCGAGCGACCCGCGCCTTCCGTTCGGCGGCGTGAAGAACAGCGGCTTCGGGCGGGAACTCGGCCGGCACGGCATCCTGCAGTTCGTGAACGTGAAGTCGGTGTCCATCGGCGCTCCCGAGGGGGCCCATCACAGCAAGACCGAGTGA
- a CDS encoding GGDEF domain-containing protein, which yields MFGPQVTAAPHREREQHLRRLYVGMALLAALVQAGVAGYAQTAGLPGLTVQARLGTAFNVLLVGLALWPRVSTHHFQLILIGSGQLWLLSSVALYLRGETLSATLLVGFLMVTLFSFAWLRAVWAALLTLVGYLLLWGPVSGERSVDVPGLLMTGFAAVLIWFLSAHGQTLYRAHLRSDALAALAFTDPLTGLLNRRSGREKLDVLFGATGTRPGQLAAVLVDIDHFKRVNDSLGHHRGDEVLTALAELLQSHLAPQDAAVRWGGEEFLLILTGRDPPDARAAVHRIVDAVREYRVLGLPPVTVSAGLALASEVRSVPELLALADERLYAAKDAGRDRVMDRPRTAS from the coding sequence GTGTTCGGACCTCAGGTCACTGCGGCGCCACACCGGGAACGCGAGCAGCACCTGCGGCGGTTGTACGTCGGCATGGCGCTGCTGGCCGCGCTGGTGCAGGCCGGCGTCGCCGGGTACGCCCAGACGGCCGGACTGCCGGGTCTGACCGTGCAGGCCCGCCTGGGCACGGCCTTCAACGTGCTGCTGGTGGGGCTGGCCCTGTGGCCGCGCGTGTCCACGCACCACTTTCAGCTGATCCTGATCGGGTCCGGTCAGCTGTGGCTGCTGAGCTCCGTGGCGCTGTACCTGCGTGGCGAGACGCTGTCCGCCACCCTGCTGGTGGGGTTCCTGATGGTCACGCTGTTCTCGTTTGCGTGGTTGCGTGCCGTCTGGGCGGCCCTGCTGACCCTGGTCGGCTACCTGCTGCTGTGGGGTCCGGTGAGCGGCGAGCGGAGCGTGGACGTGCCGGGCCTGCTGATGACCGGGTTCGCCGCCGTGCTGATCTGGTTTCTCAGCGCGCACGGGCAGACGCTGTACCGCGCCCACCTGCGCAGCGACGCCCTGGCCGCCCTGGCGTTCACGGACCCGCTGACGGGCCTGCTCAACCGCCGTTCGGGCCGCGAGAAGCTCGACGTCCTGTTCGGCGCCACCGGCACCCGCCCCGGGCAGCTGGCGGCGGTGCTGGTGGACATCGACCACTTCAAACGCGTGAACGACAGCCTGGGCCACCACCGGGGCGACGAGGTGCTGACCGCGCTCGCGGAGCTGCTGCAGTCGCATCTCGCCCCGCAGGACGCCGCCGTGCGCTGGGGCGGCGAGGAATTCCTGCTGATCCTGACCGGACGTGACCCGCCGGACGCCCGCGCGGCCGTGCACCGGATCGTGGACGCGGTCCGGGAGTACCGGGTGCTGGGCCTGCCGCCCGTGACCGTCAGTGCCGGACTGGCCCTGGCGTCCGAGGTGCGCAGCGTGCCGGAGCTGCTGGCGCTGGCCGACGAGCGCCTGTACGCCGCCAAGGACGCCGGCCGTGACCGTGTCATGGACCGCCCCCGCACCGCCAGCTGA
- a CDS encoding glycosyltransferase: protein MSYPAFEQWRAQTLDRVTLSIVIPAYNESERILPTLAAFAVTVSGAGEPWELIVSDDGSRDGTADLVESLGWANLRVIRHANTGKGGAVRRGVRASRGELVLFADADNSTPIEELPRLIAAVRAGAHIAIGSRAAEGAEESGKSPVRRAVSGGLRRVTRALTGVKAEDTQCGFKLLRGEVARDLFSRSRLDGFSFDLELLYLAARDGLRVTEVPVRWVDAPDSKVDPLRDSVKFLRDMLALRRLHARPRRAPGDPMHLAMVTAYPPGRRSLNEYGLHLARVLGEKGEVRRVTVLADRLSPELAAQDAPNVQRIWEFNDPLSAARILLALRRARPDAVIFNLQMASFGDRRVPAALGLLTPLLARLTGTPSVTLLHNLFETVDLDRAGFGGNPVKTAVTRAFGRVFTRALLGSNLVATTMPRYVKLLRASYGARNVFLAPHGTFQVPQPPRPFPDVPTVMTFGKFGTYKRVEVLIDAHRRLLLRDPRTRLIIAGSDTPNAPGYLDGVRRACADVPNVTFTGYVAEEDVPNVFSDCTVVAFPYSATTGSSGVLHQAGEFGRAAVMPRIGDLADLIEEEGYRAEFFTPEDPDSLADALWRVLGDPRQAAALGESNWRVAAGLPLADVADWYLLHLEELTGRAPIPTAQEAQA from the coding sequence ATGTCCTACCCCGCCTTTGAACAGTGGCGCGCCCAGACCCTCGACCGGGTCACGCTGAGCATCGTCATTCCCGCCTACAACGAATCCGAACGGATCCTGCCGACCCTGGCGGCCTTCGCCGTGACCGTCAGCGGCGCCGGGGAACCCTGGGAACTGATCGTCAGTGACGACGGCAGCCGCGACGGCACCGCCGACCTCGTCGAGAGCCTCGGCTGGGCGAACCTGCGGGTCATCCGGCACGCGAACACCGGCAAGGGCGGCGCGGTCCGGCGGGGCGTGCGCGCCTCGCGCGGGGAACTGGTGCTGTTCGCGGACGCCGACAACAGCACGCCCATCGAGGAACTGCCGCGCCTGATCGCGGCCGTGCGGGCCGGCGCGCACATCGCCATCGGATCGCGCGCCGCCGAGGGCGCCGAGGAGAGCGGCAAGAGCCCGGTCCGGCGCGCGGTGTCCGGAGGCCTGCGCCGCGTCACGCGCGCCCTGACCGGCGTGAAGGCCGAGGACACCCAGTGCGGGTTCAAACTGCTGCGCGGCGAGGTCGCCCGCGACCTGTTCAGCCGCAGCCGCCTGGACGGGTTCTCCTTCGACCTCGAACTGCTGTACCTCGCCGCGCGCGACGGGCTGCGCGTCACGGAAGTCCCGGTCCGCTGGGTGGACGCCCCGGACAGCAAGGTCGACCCGCTGCGCGACTCCGTGAAGTTCCTGCGCGACATGCTGGCCCTGCGCCGCCTGCACGCCCGCCCCCGGCGCGCGCCGGGCGACCCCATGCACCTGGCCATGGTGACCGCGTACCCGCCGGGCCGCCGCAGCCTGAACGAGTACGGCCTGCACCTCGCGCGGGTGCTGGGCGAGAAGGGCGAGGTGCGCCGCGTGACCGTCCTGGCCGACCGCCTCAGCCCGGAACTGGCTGCGCAGGACGCCCCGAACGTCCAGCGCATCTGGGAGTTCAACGACCCGCTGAGTGCCGCGCGCATCCTGCTGGCGCTGCGCCGCGCCCGCCCGGACGCCGTGATCTTCAACCTGCAGATGGCCAGCTTCGGGGACCGCCGCGTGCCCGCCGCGCTCGGCCTGCTGACCCCGCTGCTCGCACGCCTGACCGGCACGCCCAGCGTCACGCTGCTGCACAACCTGTTCGAGACGGTGGATCTCGACCGCGCCGGCTTCGGCGGGAACCCCGTCAAGACGGCCGTCACCCGCGCGTTCGGGCGGGTGTTCACGCGGGCGCTGCTCGGCTCGAACCTCGTGGCGACCACCATGCCCCGCTACGTGAAACTGCTGCGCGCCAGCTACGGCGCCCGCAACGTGTTCCTCGCGCCGCACGGGACCTTCCAGGTGCCGCAGCCGCCCCGGCCGTTCCCGGACGTGCCGACCGTCATGACCTTCGGGAAGTTCGGCACGTACAAACGCGTGGAAGTCCTGATCGACGCGCACCGCCGCCTGCTGCTGCGTGACCCCCGCACCCGCCTGATCATAGCCGGGAGCGACACGCCCAACGCGCCCGGCTACCTCGACGGCGTGCGCCGCGCCTGCGCGGACGTCCCGAACGTGACTTTCACCGGGTACGTCGCCGAGGAGGACGTCCCGAACGTGTTCAGCGACTGCACGGTCGTCGCGTTCCCGTACAGCGCCACGACCGGCAGCAGCGGCGTGCTGCACCAGGCCGGCGAGTTCGGCCGGGCCGCCGTCATGCCCCGCATCGGGGACCTCGCGGACCTGATCGAGGAGGAAGGCTACCGCGCCGAGTTCTTCACGCCCGAGGACCCGGACAGCCTCGCGGACGCCCTGTGGCGCGTGCTGGGCGACCCCCGGCAGGCCGCCGCGCTCGGCGAGTCGAACTGGCGCGTCGCCGCCGGACTTCCGCTCGCGGACGTGGCAGACTGGTACCTGCTTCACCTCGAGGAACTCACGGGCCGCGCGCCCATCCCCACCGCCCAGGAGGCCCAGGCATGA
- a CDS encoding EAL domain-containing protein, translated as MTEHLRAATSPAAPLPAARPLRVLIVEDSEEDAWTYQHLLRRAAPQVQCEVVSVGADAVERLRRDPPDCVLLDFNLPDMTGLEVLTEARPACAVVMLTGVGDEQVAVQALNAGAQDYVVKSTLSGPGLLRDLERAIEKYRLQRELTVSRERMQAALGSVDDALLSLDHDLNLLYLNPAAQRLLGLPEGQRTHAELTEQAAWMFGGAFLTVLRAALNSGERQGAELNAPQGAWLDARLYPGPGGLTVTLRDVTQRRQEEERLRLLESVAVHAREAVMISDAEPVTGDGPRVVYVNAAFTRMTGYAPEDILGRTPRILQGPDSDRAVLDRIRANLLSWTPVDEMVQNYRKDGTPIWVHLSIVPVADARGWFTHWVSVQRDVTQEVQRERRDRTRRELLEMAAAGRPVDDLLNGLCRLIRLDLGDLIVTAWLRDGHLLSMRASVNSDTDAVRASAHEGVAQVDLRRDDGVSATVIRTRQPLMVGDIRSEEVTLHRGARAALLASGVHAMWTLPVLSSRADEQPLGVFTVFSREARTPTAAELAALQDLTGLASLLIERALAQTRMQRLAMYDSLTGLPNRALYLEYLTQALNRSSHTGERLAVGLLDLNRFKIINDTLGHSAGDELLRQVAQRLRRTFRPSDVIARMGGDEFTLILPFTSEAGVFRRGMEKLLNTCFQAPFRVREQELFVTASLGLALTPEHGTDAETLLSAADLAMYRAKRTGGGVAAFDPAAAALQPGRVSLETDLHHALDRGELELHYQPLFRAGTRELVGAEALCRWRHPRLGLVSPAEFIPLAENTGLILPIGAWVLNEACRQLAQWRTLHPDLQMGVNLSPRQFWNPQLVQSVQAALITHGLPGSCVVLEITESVLMNVPDAEATLRHLRALGVRLSLDDFGTGYSSLSYLNRFPLTSLKIDRSFLQGVTGDPHGTPEKVIQAVMLLAHALDLHVTTEGIETPEQAAFIEEVGGDILQGYLLGRPVPASQFRLPD; from the coding sequence ATGACGGAGCACCTGCGCGCCGCGACCTCTCCCGCTGCGCCTCTTCCCGCTGCGCGCCCGTTGCGGGTCCTGATCGTCGAGGACAGCGAGGAGGACGCCTGGACGTACCAGCACCTGCTGCGGCGCGCGGCTCCGCAGGTGCAGTGTGAGGTCGTGAGCGTCGGAGCGGACGCCGTCGAACGCCTGCGGCGCGACCCGCCGGACTGCGTGCTGCTGGACTTCAACCTGCCGGACATGACCGGCCTGGAAGTCCTGACCGAAGCCCGGCCCGCCTGCGCGGTCGTCATGCTGACCGGCGTCGGGGACGAACAGGTGGCGGTGCAGGCCCTGAACGCCGGCGCGCAGGACTACGTGGTGAAATCCACCCTGAGCGGCCCGGGGCTGCTGCGCGACCTGGAACGCGCCATCGAGAAGTACCGCCTGCAACGGGAACTGACCGTCTCGCGCGAGCGGATGCAGGCGGCGCTCGGCAGCGTCGACGACGCCCTGCTCAGCCTGGATCACGACCTGAATCTGCTGTACCTGAACCCGGCCGCGCAGCGCCTGCTGGGACTGCCGGAAGGTCAACGGACCCACGCGGAACTGACCGAGCAGGCCGCGTGGATGTTCGGCGGGGCATTCCTGACCGTCCTGCGTGCCGCACTGAACTCCGGCGAGCGACAGGGCGCGGAGCTGAACGCCCCGCAGGGAGCGTGGCTCGACGCGCGCCTCTACCCCGGGCCGGGCGGCCTGACCGTCACTCTGCGCGACGTGACGCAACGCCGACAGGAAGAGGAACGCCTGCGCCTGCTCGAATCGGTGGCCGTGCACGCCCGCGAGGCCGTGATGATCTCCGACGCCGAACCGGTGACCGGGGACGGGCCGCGCGTGGTCTACGTGAACGCCGCCTTCACCCGCATGACCGGCTACGCCCCGGAGGACATCCTCGGACGCACGCCCCGCATCCTGCAGGGGCCGGACTCCGACCGGGCCGTGCTGGACCGCATCCGCGCGAACCTGCTGTCATGGACTCCGGTCGACGAGATGGTGCAGAACTACCGCAAGGACGGCACGCCCATCTGGGTGCACCTGAGCATCGTGCCGGTCGCGGACGCCCGCGGGTGGTTCACCCACTGGGTCAGCGTTCAGCGCGACGTGACGCAGGAGGTGCAGCGCGAACGCCGTGACCGCACGCGGCGCGAACTGCTCGAGATGGCCGCCGCCGGCCGCCCCGTGGACGACCTGCTCAACGGCCTGTGCCGCCTGATCCGACTGGATCTCGGTGACCTGATCGTCACGGCGTGGCTGCGTGACGGACACCTGCTGAGCATGCGCGCCAGCGTGAACTCCGACACGGACGCCGTCAGAGCCTCCGCGCACGAGGGCGTCGCGCAGGTGGACCTGCGCCGGGACGACGGTGTGTCCGCCACCGTCATCCGCACCCGGCAACCCCTGATGGTGGGCGACATCCGCAGTGAGGAGGTCACCCTGCACCGCGGCGCGCGGGCCGCACTCCTGGCCAGCGGCGTGCACGCCATGTGGACCCTGCCGGTCCTGTCCAGCCGCGCGGACGAGCAGCCGCTGGGCGTGTTCACGGTGTTCAGCCGCGAGGCCCGCACGCCCACCGCGGCGGAACTCGCGGCCCTGCAGGACCTGACCGGACTGGCCTCGCTGCTGATCGAACGCGCGCTGGCGCAGACCCGGATGCAGCGGCTCGCCATGTACGACAGTCTCACGGGCCTTCCGAACCGGGCGCTGTACCTCGAGTACCTGACGCAGGCCCTGAACCGCAGCAGTCACACCGGCGAGCGGCTCGCGGTGGGTCTGCTGGACCTCAACCGCTTCAAGATCATCAACGATACGCTGGGCCACAGCGCCGGTGACGAGTTGCTGCGACAGGTGGCGCAGCGCCTGCGCCGCACCTTCCGTCCGTCCGATGTGATCGCCCGCATGGGCGGCGACGAATTCACGCTGATCCTCCCGTTCACCAGTGAGGCAGGCGTGTTCCGCAGAGGCATGGAGAAACTCCTGAACACCTGCTTCCAGGCGCCCTTCCGGGTCAGGGAACAGGAACTGTTCGTCACGGCCAGCCTGGGCCTGGCGCTCACGCCCGAACACGGCACGGACGCCGAGACGCTCCTCAGCGCCGCGGACCTCGCCATGTACCGCGCCAAACGCACCGGCGGCGGCGTGGCGGCGTTCGATCCGGCCGCCGCTGCCCTGCAACCCGGCCGGGTTAGCCTCGAAACGGACCTTCACCACGCGCTGGACCGCGGTGAACTCGAACTGCATTACCAGCCGCTGTTCCGCGCCGGCACCCGCGAACTGGTCGGCGCGGAAGCGCTGTGCCGCTGGCGTCACCCGCGCCTCGGCCTGGTATCGCCCGCCGAGTTCATTCCGCTGGCCGAGAACACCGGGTTGATCCTCCCCATCGGCGCGTGGGTCCTGAACGAGGCGTGCCGTCAACTGGCGCAGTGGCGCACCCTTCACCCGGACCTGCAGATGGGCGTGAACCTCAGCCCCCGTCAGTTCTGGAATCCGCAGCTGGTGCAGTCCGTCCAGGCGGCCCTGATCACCCACGGCCTGCCGGGCTCCTGCGTGGTCCTGGAGATCACGGAAAGCGTCCTGATGAACGTCCCGGACGCCGAGGCGACCCTGCGCCACCTGCGGGCGCTGGGTGTCCGGCTGTCCCTGGACGACTTCGGCACCGGCTACAGCAGCCTCAGTTACCTCAACCGCTTTCCGCTCACCTCGCTGAAGATCGACCGGTCCTTCCTGCAGGGCGTGACCGGCGACCCGCACGGCACGCCCGAGAAGGTCATCCAGGCCGTCATGCTGCTCGCGCACGCCCTGGACCTGCACGTCACGACCGAAGGCATCGAGACGCCCGAACAGGCCGCGTTCATCGAGGAGGTCGGCGGTGACATCCTGCAGGGCTACCTGCTGGGACGGCCCGTCCCGGCCTCGCAGTTCCGGCTGCCGGACTGA
- a CDS encoding metal-sensitive transcriptional regulator, with protein sequence MPEDARKRASRRLSIARGHLDSIVRMLDDPDAYCVDVLRQIKAVQGALSGAGEVVLRGHLEAHVATASTRGDSVEIVEELMEALKYT encoded by the coding sequence ATGCCGGAAGACGCCCGGAAACGCGCCTCCCGGCGCCTGAGCATCGCGCGCGGTCACCTCGACTCGATCGTGCGGATGCTCGACGATCCGGACGCGTACTGCGTGGACGTGCTGCGGCAGATCAAGGCGGTGCAGGGCGCACTGTCCGGCGCGGGCGAGGTGGTGCTGCGCGGGCACCTCGAGGCGCACGTCGCGACGGCCAGCACGCGCGGCGACAGCGTGGAGATCGTCGAGGAACTCATGGAAGCCCTCAAGTACACCTGA